A region from the Panthera uncia isolate 11264 chromosome D3 unlocalized genomic scaffold, Puncia_PCG_1.0 HiC_scaffold_8, whole genome shotgun sequence genome encodes:
- the PLA2G1B gene encoding phospholipase A2, translated as MKFLVLAALLTVGAAEGGVSPRAVWQFRNMIKCTIPESDPVRDYTDYGCYCGLGGSGTPVDELDKCCQTHDHCYSRAKKLDSCKFLLDNPYTKTYSYSCSGSEITCSDENKPCEAFICNCDRNAAICFSKAPYNKEHKNLDTKKYCKN; from the exons TGGGTGCTGCTGAGGGGGGCGTCAGCCCGCGGGCAGTGTGGCAGTTCCGCAACATGATCAAGTGTACGATCCCCGAGAGTGACCCCGTGAGGGATTACACCGACTACGGCTGCTACTGTGGCCTGGGTGGATCCGGCACGCCTGTGGATGAACTGGACAA GTGTTGCCAGACACACGACCACTGCTACTCACGAGCCAAGAAACTGGACAGCTGTAAATTCCTCCTGGACAACCCCTACACCAAAACCTACTCATACTCATGCTCTGGATCTGAGATCACCTGCAGCG ATGAAAACAAACCCTGTGAGGCCTTCATCTGCAACTGTGACCGCAATGCTGCCATCTGCTTTTCAAAGGCCCCATATAACAAGGAGCACAAGAACCTGGACACCAAGAAGTACTGTAAGAATTGA
- the SIRT4 gene encoding NAD-dependent protein lipoamidase sirtuin-4, mitochondrial, whose protein sequence is MNCRWTLRAAKGRWMVNISQQCSHGSIGLFVPPSPPLDPEKIRELQRFITLSKRLLVMTGAGISTESGIPDYRSEKVGLYARTDRKPIQHGDFLRSAPVRQRYWARNFVGWPRFSSLQPNPAHWALSNWERLGKLYWLVTQNVDALHTKAGSQRLTELHGCMHRVLCLNCGEQIPRGVLQERFEALNPTWSAEAHGLAPDGDVFLTEEQVRSFRVPSCRCGGPLKPDVVFFGDTVNPDKVDFVHRRVKEADSLLVVGSSLQVYSGYRFILTAREKKLPIAILNIGPTRSDDLACLKLDSRCGELLPLIDPC, encoded by the exons ATGAATTGTAGGTGGACTCTCAGGGCAGCGAAAGGCCGCTGGATGGTGAACATCAGCCAGCAGTGCTCACATGGATCCATTGGGTTATTTGTGCCACCGAGTCCACCTCTAGACCCTGAGAAGATCAGAGAGTTACAGCGCTTCATCACCCTGTCCAAGAGACTCCTAGTGATGACTGGGGCAGGAATCTCCACTGAGTCGGGGATCCCAGACTACAGGTCAGAAAAGGTGGGACTCTATGCCCGCACTGACCGGAAACCCATCCAGCATGGGGATTTTCTACGGAGTGCTCCAGTCCGCCAGCGGTACTGGGCAAGAAACTTTGTCGGCTGGCCTCGGTTCTCCTCCCTGCAGCCTAACCCTGCACATTGGGCCTTGAGCAACTGGGAGAGACTTGGAAAGCTGTACTGGTTGGTGACCCAAAATGTGGATGCCTTGCACACTAAAGCAGGGAGTCAGCGCCTGACAGAACTCCATGGATGCATGCACAG GGTCCTTTGCTTGAACTGTGGTGAACAGATTCCCCGGGGGGTGTTACAAGAGCGTTTTGAAGCTCTGAACCCCACCTGGAGTGCCGAGGCCCATGGCCTGGCTCCTGACGGCGACGTCTTTCTCACAGAGGAGCAGGTACGGAGCTTTCGGGTCCCGTCCTGCCGATGTGGAGGCCCCCTGAAACCAGATGTCGTTTTCTTCGGGGACACAGTGAACCCTGACAAGGTTGACTTTGTGCACAGGCGTGTAAAAGAAGCTGACTCCCTCTTGGTAGTGGGATCATCCTTACAG GTTTACTCTGGTTACAGGTTCATCCTCACTGCCCGAGAGAAGAAGCTCCCAATTGCAATACTTAACATTGGGCCCACACGGTCAGATGACTTGGCGTGTCTGAAACTGGATTCTCGCTGCGGAGAACTGCTGCCTCTAATAGACCCCTGCTGA